Proteins encoded together in one Acanthochromis polyacanthus isolate Apoly-LR-REF ecotype Palm Island chromosome 12, KAUST_Apoly_ChrSc, whole genome shotgun sequence window:
- the dnase2 gene encoding deoxyribonuclease-2-alpha: protein MPLLLSLLFLYVPLGGETSPISCYNDQGEAVDWFYIYKLPKEHGRKSPIEGERYLLLEKGSEGWTDGKGTVNETTGALGRTVGQLYTQKKGTDLAYILYNDQKPSQDFDDRWADNSGNGGGHTKGVVLLDKNQGFWLVHSTPHFPPVQQEGQYYYPDSGMNNGQNFICVTYPLDRFQTIGEQLQINQPNVYDCDVPESLTSLVPALAAVCKKKHLSGQIYPHVKPVSNRSVTLTSKEGTNFISFAKGSSFDNDLYHSWVAPTLQSDLLVQFWIRSRGILPSDCSQGWKVLDITLIHPGQTFTFKTSQDHSKWAVSPKAAVQGSGGGWVCVGDINRNEAEEKRGGGTVCLQDPVVWKAYRAAAMECEACGGGTIQC, encoded by the exons ATGCCTCTGCTCCTGTCCCTGCTGTTCCTCTATGTGCCACTAGGGGGCGAAACCTCACCAATCAGCTGCTATAATGATCAAGGAGAAGCTGTTGATTG GTTCTATATTTACAAGCTTCCGAAAGAACATGGCAGAAAATCTCCCATAGAGGGTGAGAGGTATTTATTGCTGGAAAAAGGCAGTGAAGGATGGACTGATGGGAAAGGGACGGTGAACGAGACTACGGGAGCCCTGGGTAGGACGGTCGGACAGCTGTACACACAGAAAAAG GGCACAGACTTAGCATACATCCTTTACAATGACCAGAAACCATCTCAAGACTTCGACGACAGATGGGCTGACAACAGTGGAAACGGAGGGGGGCACACAAAAG GTGTCGTGCTTCTGGATAAAAATCAGGGCTTCTGGTTGGTCCACAGCACCCCTCACTTCCCCCCTGTGCAACAGGAGGGGCAGTATTATTACCCCGACAGTGGTATGAATAACGGGCAAAACTTCATCTGCGTTACGTACCCGCTCGACCGTTTCCAGACCATTG GAGAGCAGCTGCAGATCAATCAGCCTAATGTGTATGACTGCGATGTCCCAGAGTCCTTGACCTCCCTGGTGCCTGCGCTGGCTGCTGTGTGTAAGAAAAAACATCTGTCCGGTCAAATCTACCCACATGTCAAGCCTGTGTCCAATCGCAGTGTGACACTGACCTCAAAGGAAGGCACCAACTTCATCAGCTTCGCCAAAGGATCCTCTTTTGACAATG ACCTGTACCACTCATGGGTGGCCCCCACCCTCCAATCAGACCTCCTGGTTCAGTTCTGGATTCGCTCCAGAGGCATCCTCCCCTCCGACTGCTCACAGGGATGGAAAGTCCTGGACATCACGCTCATCCACCCGGGGCAGACGTTCACCTTCAAGACCAGCCAGGACCACTCCAAGTGGGCGGTCAGTCCTAAGGCGGCCGTGCAGGGGTCAGGAGGAGGCTGGGTGTGTGTTGGGGACATAAACCGGAACGAGGCGGAGGAAAAGCGGGGTGGAGGCACAGTGTGTCTGCAGGACCCGGTGGTATGGAAGGCTTACCGGGCGGCAGCAATGGAGTGTGAGGCTTGTGGAGGAGGAACGATCCAGTGTTAA